A window of the Drosophila simulans strain w501 chromosome 2L, Prin_Dsim_3.1, whole genome shotgun sequence genome harbors these coding sequences:
- the LOC6731035 gene encoding UHRF1-binding protein 1-like isoform X2, translated as MVSLIKNQLLKHLSIYTKNLSSDKINLSTFRGEGELSNLELDERVLTELLELPSWLRLTSAWCNHVSFRISWTKLKSVPITLTLDEVRITIETCNPTTRDAGGGSGAGGAGSPTAAAAAALPQVPQGKYSFIHKVVDGITIVVNTVNVNFVSAAFTASVQMSRIRVESKTPKWANADLRLTRLKDAQKGIILIFKELSWQTVRIEASSTQDKSLTPLRLLTNHARCRITIRKRLSDCSLLASRLVLILDDLLWVLTDSQLKAALHFVDSLSGLIKAATHATQKTKAARKMQTLPEYKAQVEQQQNRLSESAHTTNAQRMFNAFDVRETSYHFFSQRIDLHLCDDEGDGRSSYPDLDKGGALQVSVTAFQVDYYPYHLAKSDRSHWAKYKEASVAPALWLKESLNAFREAVLNLSQPNRPATHAPLERSTPASPIMLSASMLGSQHGAGSFSNGSSTPTAAGLAGVSGGSAGSGTASMNSQLSQAAQQRSTLENLAKLMSSCVILRIEDFTLYRVTTSGKKAMPKEFVSAQHKRKTKSSGDKDRYSFPAEMPIIHAEYTYFYYPGDFVFPLPPSKVFVHVNPIQVHFDLSSILWLNSFGLNLHESLLRTSVGSQSTLHPQQQLPRGSIASNGSNGTQMAGVNVEQEPNLMYMDVKVEAIMPRIVMEAALDAPSQKDRPKTMQIQVSRFALTNIREMGSSRADLAQALHSLQEGSLVFGSGFPSNEGDMCIVTDRILSHVAASDVSMMSPVSPTGQQLPRSASTQYLSRYVMWLEPRDVWCIKLDPVWVDFLGARSLGPNKSIPFVDAVPITLWLHSGSAQAQLDVGKSGTAGSMESMGMPPLPTLPPLQPCNPFLSDEDVRLAGVALGASPPAPAPDRTADVHAIAHISNLVSLQIDHYQLLFLLRLAEELNEMSTFLNLDAERILQKQNEQKSIIFGCVVPQIEVTLVMPSPTPGKESSGGDAESVVPDSASLGDDLHMNSGNITWPTPPPLDQLKSNTFGSVETPSPVTNDPPFDNGIHISNPNTHGYNVQIQSTPTMASSTASQGSRPDTGISTQSQSQTQSISSASKSGKSAAARSGATDTVPSLTKEINSGLLSMKKGFSSFMTSIDSAIKSGTPNDDASDTFSIQSDISSDSDNFANVLGDDKTMDCMDVMFRLNPFTTDNMKASPVEMASEVYEEQPSSYKTNMSSPSEPSEGSTWRRRDLVSMATFRLTTVELIRQQEGPKSSVRLQVAAVSCDECGAIPWDELQTKFGARCKAWNLAPYNPEAPPCIRMRLEETLNMPKEIEGIIDRKRIQSWITHHAEIRVKDINMDLSMSTVIGLGDLAEDEVISPPMPVTVNLENVRINLLEDRPPVNITSPGPIPINLCIGRMRLERDQSGLLNIQPIDTNMSDAQHQAMGSALFGAPRERDRELLSMQLVMQQMKLDNDQLRRQLVDSKVNTDNYRHKTKQEADVLRSYLKAAQDDISILLEEKKALLDTIRSLQLKHVKLKNTTNNNARIKGTTDLIEYEPKE; from the exons CTACACGAAGAACCTATCCTCGGACAAAATCAATCTGAGCACCTTCCGCGGCGAGGGCGAGCTCTCGAATCTGGAGTTGGATGAACGGGTGCTCACCGAGCTGCTGGAGCTACCTAGCTGGCTGCGCCTCACATCCGCCTGGTGCAACCATGTCTCCTTCCGGATTAGTTGGACCAAGTTGAAGAGCGTACCCATAACGCTG ACTTTGGATGAAGTGCGCATCACCATCGAGACCTGCAATCCAACGACTCGCGATGCAGGCGGAGGATCTGGAGCAGGTGGAGCAGGATCTCCCAccgctgcagccgctgctgcaCTGCCACAAGTGCCACAGGGTAAATACAGCTTCATCCACAAGGTGGTCGACGGCATAACCATTGTGGTCAACACGGTGAATGTGAATTTCGTGAGCGCCGCCTTCACCGCCTCCGTTCAGATGTCGCGCATTCGCGTGGAGTCCAAGACACCCAAGTGGGCGAATGCCGATCTGCGGCTGACGCGACTCAAGGATGCGCAGAAGGGCATCATACTGATCTTCAAGGAGCTCTCCTGGCAGACGGTGCGCATCGAGGCCAGCTCGACGCAGGACAAGTCACTGACGCCCCTGCGCCTGCTCACAAATCACGCCAGGTGCCGCATCACGATCCGGAAACGGCTGTCCGACTGTTCGCTGCTCGCTTCCCGCCTGGTCCTCATCCTGGACGATCTGTTGTGGGTGCTCACTGACTCGCAGCTAAAAGCGGCTCTGCATTTTGTGGACTCCCTGTCCGGATTAATCAAGGCCGCCACCCATGCCACCCAGAAAACGAAGGCAGCTCGCAAAATGCAG ACACTGCCCGAGTACAAGGCCcaggtggagcagcagcagaatcgTCTTTCCGAATCCGCCCATACGACGAATGCGCAACGCATGTTCAACGCCTTCGATGTGCGCGAGACATCGTATCACTTCTTTAGCCAGCGcattgatttgcatttgtgcGACGACGAGGGTGACGGGCGCTCCAGTTACCCGGACTTGGACAAAGGCGGCGCTCTGCAGGTCTCGGTGACAGCCTTTCAGGTGGACTACTATCCCTACCACCTGGCCAAATCGGATCGCTCGCATTGGGCCAAGTACAAGGAAGCTTCGGTGGCGCCGGCTCTGTGGCTGAAGGAATCACTGAATGCCTTCCGTGAGGCCGTACTTAACTTGAGCCAGCCAAACCGACCTGCCACGCATGCGCCGCTGGAACGGAGCACTCCCGCCTCACCGATTATGCTCAGTGCCAGCATGCTGGGCTCGCAGCACGGTGCCGGCAGCTTTTCCAATGGCAGCAGCACGCCGACAGCAGCAGGATTGGCGGGGGTATCGGGTGGATCGGCTGGTTCCGGAACCGCCTCCATGAACAGCCAGTTGTCGCAGGCAGCGCAGCAACGAAGCACTCTGGAGAACCTGGCCAAGCTGATGAGCTCTTGTGTGATCCTGCGCATCGAGGACTTCACCCTGTACCGCGTCACTACATCGGGAAAGAAGGCTATGCCCAAGGAATTTGTTTCGG CGCAACATAAAAGGAAGACCAAATCCTCAG GTGACAAGGATCGGTACTCGTTTCCTGCCGAGATGCCCATAATCCATGCGGAATATACTTACTTCTACTACCCCGGAGACTTTGTCTTCCCAT TGCCACCATCCAAGGTCTTTGTGCATGTGAATCCAATTCAGGTACATTTCGATCTCAGCTCAATACTATGGCTCAACTCCTTCGGCCTCAATCTGCACGAGAGCTTGCTGCGCACGAGCGTGGGATCCCAGAGCACTCTGCAtccgcaacagcagctgccACGCGGCTCGATTGCCTCCAATGGCTCCAATGGCACACAGATGGCCGGCGTCAATGTTGAGCAGGAGCCAAATCTGATGTACATGGATGTCAAGGTGGAAGCGATTATGCCGCGCATCGTCATGGAGGCGGCGTTGGATGCGCCCAGCCAAAAGGATCGGCCAAAGACCATGCAGATACAGGTGTCCCGGTTTGCGTTGACTAACATCCGGGAAATGGGCAGCTCAAGGGCGGATCTGGCCCAGGCACTGCACTCCCTGCAGGAGGGATCGCTGGTGTTTGGCTCCGGTTTTCCCTCCAATGAGGGCGATATGTGCATCGTAACGGATCGCATTCTGTCGCATGTGGCTGCCTCGGATGTGAGCATGATGTCACCCGTTTCGCCGACGGGTCAGCAACTGCCCCGTTCAGCCTCCACGCAGTACCTATCCCGTTATGTCATGTGGCTGGAGCCGCGGGATGTATGGTGCATTAAGCTGGACCCGGTGTGGGTGGATTTCCTGGGCGCCCGCTCACTGGGCCCCAACAAATCCATTCCGTTCGTGGACGCGGTCCCCATCACACTGTGGCTGCACTCCGGCTCCGCCCAGGCACAACTGGATGTGGGAAAGAGCGGGACGGCGGGCAGTATGGAGAGCATGGGCATGCCCCCGTTGCCCACGCTGCCGCCACTCCAGCCGTGTAATCCCTTCCTGAGCGACGAGGATGTGCGTCTAGCTGGCGTCGCCTTGGGAGCCTCGCCtccggctcctgctccagATCGCACGGCAGATGTGCATGCCATTGCACATATCTCTAACCTGGTCAGCCTGCAGATCGATCACTACCAGCTGCTCTTCCTGCTGCGCCTCGCTGAGGAATTGAACGAGATGTCTACCTTCCTGAATCTGGACGCCGAGCGCATATTGCAAAAG CAAAACGAACAAAAGTCGATAATATTTGGGTGCGTTGTGCCGCAGATCGAGGTGACGCTCGTGATGCCATCGCCAACACCTGGTAAGGAATCAAGTGGTGGTGATGCTGAAAGTGTCGTACCCGATTCAGCTAGTTTGGGTGATGATTTACACATGAATA GCGGCAACATAACCTGGCCAACACCACCGCCATTGGACCAGCTAAAGAGCAATACTTTCGGCAGCGTGGAAACACCGTCTCCGGTGACCAATGATCCGCCTTTCGACAATGGCATACACATAAGCAATCCTAACACGCATGG CTATAATGTTCAGATACAGAGTACGCCGACGATGGCGTCTTCCACGGCTAGCCAAGGATCTCGTCCGGATACGGGTATATCCACGCAATCCCAGTCCCAAACGCAATCGATCTCGTCCGCCTCGAAAAGTGGCAAGAGTGCAGCTGCTCGATCGGGCGCAACTGACACCGTGCCCAGTCTCACCAAGGAGATCAACTCTGGTCTGCTGTCCATGAAGAAGGGCTTCTCCAGCTTCATGACTTCCATTGACTCGGCCATCAAGTCGGGCACGCCCAATGACGATGCCAGTGATACCTTCTCCATACAAAGCGACATTAGCTCCGATTCGGATAACTTTGCCAATGTACTGGGCGATGACAAGACCATGGATTGCATGGATGTTATGTTCCGACTCAATCCCTTCACCACTGACAACATGAAGGCTTCACCGGTGGAGATGGCCAGTGAAGTGTATGAGGAGCAGCCGAGTAGCTACAAAACAAACATGTCTTCCCCATCCGAGCCATCGGAAGGCAGCACCTGGCGGCGACGCGATCTGGTGTCCATGGCCACCTTCAG ATTGACCACCGTGGAGCTTATTCGTCAGCAGGAGGGCCCCAAATCTTCTGTTCGCTTGCAGGTGGCCGCCGTTTCCTGTGACGAATGTGGAGCCATTCCCTGGGATGAGTTGCAG ACGAAGTTCGGAGCGCGCTGCAAGGCTTGGAATCTGGCGCCATATAATCCAGAGGCTCCACCGTGCATCCGGATGCGCTTGGAGGAGACTCTGAATATGCCAAAGGAAATTGAGGGCATCATCGATCGCAAACGCATCCAGAG CTGGATCACTCACCACGCCGAGATTCGTGTGAAAGATATCAATATGGATCTGTCGATGAGCACCGTAATTGGACTGGGTGATCTGGCCGAGGATGAGGTCATTTCCCCGCCCATGCCAGTGACC GTAAACCTGGAAAATGTGCGGATCAACTTGCTTGAGGACCGCCCACCCGTAAATATTACCTCACCGGGTCCCATTCCCATAAATCTGTGCATTGGTCGCATGCGTTTGGAGCGTGACCAGAGCGGATTGCTCAACATTCAGCCTATAG ATACCAACATGAGTGACGCACAGCATCAGGCGATGGGCAGTGCCTTATTTGGAGCACCTCGAGAACGCGATCGGGAGCTGTTGTCCATGCAGCTGGTGATGCAGCAGATGAAGCTGGACAACGATCAGCTGCGCCGCCAGCTCGTGGACTCCAAAGTGAACACGGATAACTATAG GCACAAGACCAAACAGGAGGCGGATGTGCTGCGATCGTATTTGAAGGCCGCCCAGGACGATATAAGCATATTGCTGGAGGAGAAGAAGGCTTTGCTGGACACCATCCGTTCCTTGCAG TTAAAACACGTTAAGCTTAAGAACACtacaaataataatgcaaGGATCAAAG GTACAACTGACCTCATCGAATATGAACCGAAAGAGTGA
- the LOC6731035 gene encoding UHRF1-binding protein 1 isoform X7 — protein MVSLIKNQLLKHLSIYTKNLSSDKINLSTFRGEGELSNLELDERVLTELLELPSWLRLTSAWCNHVSFRISWTKLKSVPITLTLDEVRITIETCNPTTRDAGGGSGAGGAGSPTAAAAAALPQVPQGKYSFIHKVVDGITIVVNTVNVNFVSAAFTASVQMSRIRVESKTPKWANADLRLTRLKDAQKGIILIFKELSWQTVRIEASSTQDKSLTPLRLLTNHARCRITIRKRLSDCSLLASRLVLILDDLLWVLTDSQLKAALHFVDSLSGLIKAATHATQKTKAARKMQTLPEYKAQVEQQQNRLSESAHTTNAQRMFNAFDVRETSYHFFSQRIDLHLCDDEGDGRSSYPDLDKGGALQVSVTAFQVDYYPYHLAKSDRSHWAKYKEASVAPALWLKESLNAFREAVLNLSQPNRPATHAPLERSTPASPIMLSASMLGSQHGAGSFSNGSSTPTAAGLAGVSGGSAGSGTASMNSQLSQAAQQRSTLENLAKLMSSCVILRIEDFTLYRVTTSGKKAMPKEFVSAQHKRKTKSSGDKDRYSFPAEMPIIHAEYTYFYYPGDFVFPLPPSKVFVHVNPIQVHFDLSSILWLNSFGLNLHESLLRTSVGSQSTLHPQQQLPRGSIASNGSNGTQMAGVNVEQEPNLMYMDVKVEAIMPRIVMEAALDAPSQKDRPKTMQIQVSRFALTNIREMGSSRADLAQALHSLQEGSLVFGSGFPSNEGDMCIVTDRILSHVAASDVSMMSPVSPTGQQLPRSASTQYLSRYVMWLEPRDVWCIKLDPVWVDFLGARSLGPNKSIPFVDAVPITLWLHSGSAQAQLDVGKSGTAGSMESMGMPPLPTLPPLQPCNPFLSDEDVRLAGVALGASPPAPAPDRTADVHAIAHISNLVSLQIDHYQLLFLLRLAEELNEMSTFLNLDAERILQKQNEQKSIIFGCVVPQIEVTLVMPSPTPGGNITWPTPPPLDQLKSNTFGSVETPSPVTNDPPFDNGIHISNPNTHGYNVQIQSTPTMASSTASQGSRPDTGISTQSQSQTQSISSASKSGKSAAARSGATDTVPSLTKEINSGLLSMKKGFSSFMTSIDSAIKSGTPNDDASDTFSIQSDISSDSDNFANVLGDDKTMDCMDVMFRLNPFTTDNMKASPVEMASEVYEEQPSSYKTNMSSPSEPSEGSTWRRRDLVSMATFRLTTVELIRQQEGPKSSVRLQVAAVSCDECGAIPWDELQIAHQANKTKFGARCKAWNLAPYNPEAPPCIRMRLEETLNMPKEIEGIIDRKRIQSWITHHAEIRVKDINMDLSMSTVIGLGDLAEDEVISPPMPVTVNLENVRINLLEDRPPVNITSPGPIPINLCIGRMRLERDQSGLLNIQPIDTNMSDAQHQAMGSALFGAPRERDRELLSMQLVMQQMKLDNDQLRRQLVDSKVNTDNYRHKTKQEADVLRSYLKAAQDDISILLEEKKALLDTIRSLQLKHVKLKNTTNNNARIKGTTDLIEYEPKE, from the exons CTACACGAAGAACCTATCCTCGGACAAAATCAATCTGAGCACCTTCCGCGGCGAGGGCGAGCTCTCGAATCTGGAGTTGGATGAACGGGTGCTCACCGAGCTGCTGGAGCTACCTAGCTGGCTGCGCCTCACATCCGCCTGGTGCAACCATGTCTCCTTCCGGATTAGTTGGACCAAGTTGAAGAGCGTACCCATAACGCTG ACTTTGGATGAAGTGCGCATCACCATCGAGACCTGCAATCCAACGACTCGCGATGCAGGCGGAGGATCTGGAGCAGGTGGAGCAGGATCTCCCAccgctgcagccgctgctgcaCTGCCACAAGTGCCACAGGGTAAATACAGCTTCATCCACAAGGTGGTCGACGGCATAACCATTGTGGTCAACACGGTGAATGTGAATTTCGTGAGCGCCGCCTTCACCGCCTCCGTTCAGATGTCGCGCATTCGCGTGGAGTCCAAGACACCCAAGTGGGCGAATGCCGATCTGCGGCTGACGCGACTCAAGGATGCGCAGAAGGGCATCATACTGATCTTCAAGGAGCTCTCCTGGCAGACGGTGCGCATCGAGGCCAGCTCGACGCAGGACAAGTCACTGACGCCCCTGCGCCTGCTCACAAATCACGCCAGGTGCCGCATCACGATCCGGAAACGGCTGTCCGACTGTTCGCTGCTCGCTTCCCGCCTGGTCCTCATCCTGGACGATCTGTTGTGGGTGCTCACTGACTCGCAGCTAAAAGCGGCTCTGCATTTTGTGGACTCCCTGTCCGGATTAATCAAGGCCGCCACCCATGCCACCCAGAAAACGAAGGCAGCTCGCAAAATGCAG ACACTGCCCGAGTACAAGGCCcaggtggagcagcagcagaatcgTCTTTCCGAATCCGCCCATACGACGAATGCGCAACGCATGTTCAACGCCTTCGATGTGCGCGAGACATCGTATCACTTCTTTAGCCAGCGcattgatttgcatttgtgcGACGACGAGGGTGACGGGCGCTCCAGTTACCCGGACTTGGACAAAGGCGGCGCTCTGCAGGTCTCGGTGACAGCCTTTCAGGTGGACTACTATCCCTACCACCTGGCCAAATCGGATCGCTCGCATTGGGCCAAGTACAAGGAAGCTTCGGTGGCGCCGGCTCTGTGGCTGAAGGAATCACTGAATGCCTTCCGTGAGGCCGTACTTAACTTGAGCCAGCCAAACCGACCTGCCACGCATGCGCCGCTGGAACGGAGCACTCCCGCCTCACCGATTATGCTCAGTGCCAGCATGCTGGGCTCGCAGCACGGTGCCGGCAGCTTTTCCAATGGCAGCAGCACGCCGACAGCAGCAGGATTGGCGGGGGTATCGGGTGGATCGGCTGGTTCCGGAACCGCCTCCATGAACAGCCAGTTGTCGCAGGCAGCGCAGCAACGAAGCACTCTGGAGAACCTGGCCAAGCTGATGAGCTCTTGTGTGATCCTGCGCATCGAGGACTTCACCCTGTACCGCGTCACTACATCGGGAAAGAAGGCTATGCCCAAGGAATTTGTTTCGG CGCAACATAAAAGGAAGACCAAATCCTCAG GTGACAAGGATCGGTACTCGTTTCCTGCCGAGATGCCCATAATCCATGCGGAATATACTTACTTCTACTACCCCGGAGACTTTGTCTTCCCAT TGCCACCATCCAAGGTCTTTGTGCATGTGAATCCAATTCAGGTACATTTCGATCTCAGCTCAATACTATGGCTCAACTCCTTCGGCCTCAATCTGCACGAGAGCTTGCTGCGCACGAGCGTGGGATCCCAGAGCACTCTGCAtccgcaacagcagctgccACGCGGCTCGATTGCCTCCAATGGCTCCAATGGCACACAGATGGCCGGCGTCAATGTTGAGCAGGAGCCAAATCTGATGTACATGGATGTCAAGGTGGAAGCGATTATGCCGCGCATCGTCATGGAGGCGGCGTTGGATGCGCCCAGCCAAAAGGATCGGCCAAAGACCATGCAGATACAGGTGTCCCGGTTTGCGTTGACTAACATCCGGGAAATGGGCAGCTCAAGGGCGGATCTGGCCCAGGCACTGCACTCCCTGCAGGAGGGATCGCTGGTGTTTGGCTCCGGTTTTCCCTCCAATGAGGGCGATATGTGCATCGTAACGGATCGCATTCTGTCGCATGTGGCTGCCTCGGATGTGAGCATGATGTCACCCGTTTCGCCGACGGGTCAGCAACTGCCCCGTTCAGCCTCCACGCAGTACCTATCCCGTTATGTCATGTGGCTGGAGCCGCGGGATGTATGGTGCATTAAGCTGGACCCGGTGTGGGTGGATTTCCTGGGCGCCCGCTCACTGGGCCCCAACAAATCCATTCCGTTCGTGGACGCGGTCCCCATCACACTGTGGCTGCACTCCGGCTCCGCCCAGGCACAACTGGATGTGGGAAAGAGCGGGACGGCGGGCAGTATGGAGAGCATGGGCATGCCCCCGTTGCCCACGCTGCCGCCACTCCAGCCGTGTAATCCCTTCCTGAGCGACGAGGATGTGCGTCTAGCTGGCGTCGCCTTGGGAGCCTCGCCtccggctcctgctccagATCGCACGGCAGATGTGCATGCCATTGCACATATCTCTAACCTGGTCAGCCTGCAGATCGATCACTACCAGCTGCTCTTCCTGCTGCGCCTCGCTGAGGAATTGAACGAGATGTCTACCTTCCTGAATCTGGACGCCGAGCGCATATTGCAAAAG CAAAACGAACAAAAGTCGATAATATTTGGGTGCGTTGTGCCGCAGATCGAGGTGACGCTCGTGATGCCATCGCCAACACCTG GCGGCAACATAACCTGGCCAACACCACCGCCATTGGACCAGCTAAAGAGCAATACTTTCGGCAGCGTGGAAACACCGTCTCCGGTGACCAATGATCCGCCTTTCGACAATGGCATACACATAAGCAATCCTAACACGCATGG CTATAATGTTCAGATACAGAGTACGCCGACGATGGCGTCTTCCACGGCTAGCCAAGGATCTCGTCCGGATACGGGTATATCCACGCAATCCCAGTCCCAAACGCAATCGATCTCGTCCGCCTCGAAAAGTGGCAAGAGTGCAGCTGCTCGATCGGGCGCAACTGACACCGTGCCCAGTCTCACCAAGGAGATCAACTCTGGTCTGCTGTCCATGAAGAAGGGCTTCTCCAGCTTCATGACTTCCATTGACTCGGCCATCAAGTCGGGCACGCCCAATGACGATGCCAGTGATACCTTCTCCATACAAAGCGACATTAGCTCCGATTCGGATAACTTTGCCAATGTACTGGGCGATGACAAGACCATGGATTGCATGGATGTTATGTTCCGACTCAATCCCTTCACCACTGACAACATGAAGGCTTCACCGGTGGAGATGGCCAGTGAAGTGTATGAGGAGCAGCCGAGTAGCTACAAAACAAACATGTCTTCCCCATCCGAGCCATCGGAAGGCAGCACCTGGCGGCGACGCGATCTGGTGTCCATGGCCACCTTCAG ATTGACCACCGTGGAGCTTATTCGTCAGCAGGAGGGCCCCAAATCTTCTGTTCGCTTGCAGGTGGCCGCCGTTTCCTGTGACGAATGTGGAGCCATTCCCTGGGATGAGTTGCAG ATCGCGCATCAAGCAAACAAG ACGAAGTTCGGAGCGCGCTGCAAGGCTTGGAATCTGGCGCCATATAATCCAGAGGCTCCACCGTGCATCCGGATGCGCTTGGAGGAGACTCTGAATATGCCAAAGGAAATTGAGGGCATCATCGATCGCAAACGCATCCAGAG CTGGATCACTCACCACGCCGAGATTCGTGTGAAAGATATCAATATGGATCTGTCGATGAGCACCGTAATTGGACTGGGTGATCTGGCCGAGGATGAGGTCATTTCCCCGCCCATGCCAGTGACC GTAAACCTGGAAAATGTGCGGATCAACTTGCTTGAGGACCGCCCACCCGTAAATATTACCTCACCGGGTCCCATTCCCATAAATCTGTGCATTGGTCGCATGCGTTTGGAGCGTGACCAGAGCGGATTGCTCAACATTCAGCCTATAG ATACCAACATGAGTGACGCACAGCATCAGGCGATGGGCAGTGCCTTATTTGGAGCACCTCGAGAACGCGATCGGGAGCTGTTGTCCATGCAGCTGGTGATGCAGCAGATGAAGCTGGACAACGATCAGCTGCGCCGCCAGCTCGTGGACTCCAAAGTGAACACGGATAACTATAG GCACAAGACCAAACAGGAGGCGGATGTGCTGCGATCGTATTTGAAGGCCGCCCAGGACGATATAAGCATATTGCTGGAGGAGAAGAAGGCTTTGCTGGACACCATCCGTTCCTTGCAG TTAAAACACGTTAAGCTTAAGAACACtacaaataataatgcaaGGATCAAAG GTACAACTGACCTCATCGAATATGAACCGAAAGAGTGA